The region TTTCAGGCAGTCGACGATTGTAGAGAAACGTGTCGCGGGGAACGTTTCAATTAGATCGAGGAATCGATCGATGTTTGGTCCGACCGGTTGATAGGCCATCAAAATGTCTTCACCACCGGCGCCGGCGGTCATTTCACATTCGGCAATGGTCGACGTTTTAAACTTAGCGATTCCCGCGTCACGTTTTAATTGGACGATTTGAGGCAGCTTATGCGTTTTCACATGAGGACGCAGCACCGAGGGATCCCGGTCTCCGGTCCACTGAAGCATTCGCCGCAGGTTTCGTTTGACCCGCTCGACATCGATCAACAGTGACGGAGAAGGAACTTCGTGTTCGTTTTCGATTTTAAACCAGCGCATTCTTGATTCGTTCAATGATTCATTCGCTCAAAAGGGATCGAATTGATCATTCTAGCACGCCGGCGGTGTTCGAGAATCGAACGCACGCGTTGAACAGATATTACAGCTCAGCCGTGACGATCAGCGGCGACCTTGCTGGCTTGGCGGACGAGCTCGACAAAGTCCCGACGGAAGCCACTGGGGTCATCGCCGCTCGCTTGAGACGCTAAACGATGAATCAAGTCAAAATCTGATTCGGGATCCTCAGCCGCGTCTTCATCGACTCGTCTTGCGGCAAGTTGATGCGAAGGGCTTTGCAATAGCATTCCGAACGCCGCGACTGCCGCCGCGAAACGAAAGTCATCCGCTGTGTCTTCGAATGCGGCCCCGCTGTCCTCGGCGCTGACTTCGATTACTTTCGCTCGGTCCTGCTGCGGATCTCGGTATTGCAATCGCAGGGTCATCACTTCGCCGCTACTGGCAAGGTCATTGAATGCGACGGGCGTTTGATAACGCAGTCCTTCGGTGGGCGATGTCGCTACCGATCCTGCGTTTCCATCGTGACGTGGAACGATTTCGTAGAGCGCGGTGACGGAGTGTCCCGACAAAACTTCGTCATTCAAGTCGGTATCGCTCCGGATGGTTCGACCGGTCAGTTGGTCCTCGTAGCCGATCAATCGATAGGCTTTGACCTCGTGTGGGTTGAACTCGATCCGTAAGTCAATGTCTTGGGCGATCACGATTCGCCGAAGCTCGATTTGCTTTAAGAATTGTTCTTGCCCATCGGCACGGTTCTTGATCGCGTGATGTGATCCACTTCCCTTACTGCACAGACGCGACATCAGTTCATGGTCCGCTATCGCGCCGCCAAACTGAAATGCCGAAAAAGTCACCCGGTCGCTTTGCCGCTGAATAAAACGAGACAACGCCCCCGTGTCTTTGATACCGACGTTGCAATCGTCGTCAGTGCAGAGGATGACTCGGTTTGTTCCGCCGGGGATGTAGTGACGTTCGGCAATTTTATAAGCCAACTGAATCCCTTCGCCACGCTTGATATCGCCGCCCCGACGCAATCGGTCGATTGCGTCCACAATGATTCGTTTTTGATCACCTGTCGTGGCGTCGAGTACCAATCCCTTCGCCCCGGCGTAAGCGACCAACGCGATTGAGTCGTCTTTGTCGAGTTGTTCGACGATGGCCATCAAGCCCTGGACCGCCAAAGGCAGTTTTTCTGGCCGATTCATCGATCCCGATACATCGATCAAGAATACCAAGTTCGCCGGGCGACGCCGCTGCTTGACTTCACGTCCTTGAATGCCAATCCGTGCCAGTCGGTGAGACGCGTTCCAAGGACACGAGGCGAGATCCATCTCAATGGCAAAGGCATCCTCGCCTTGCGGGGTCGGGTAGTCGTACTTGAAAAAATTCACCATCTGTTCGACGGCCACATCACTGGTCGAGGGAAGTGTTTGGCGGGCGATCAATTTGCGAATCGACAAGTATGCTTCACGTTCGACATTGATCGGGAACGCCGAAAGAGGTGTCACAGCGGCCGATTCAAATAAGCCTCGACGGTTCGACACCATCGAACGATTGGCTGTCTCGCGAGACGCATAAAACGCGTCATCCATCAGCCGTTCGGTTGCCAGTGTTTCTGCAGCCAGCTCGGTCGCATCGAAGTTGTTATCTGGATTGTCGACCGCGACTTGATCAACCGTTCGACTGTCAGTGTCGCTAACTGTTTGATTAGCGATCGATTGCGTTTCTCCACCCGCCACATTTATCGCTGATGTGGTTTCGTTGGCACGGGTATCGTGTGGACGATTCATCGCGACCCCTTGGTCGTTTTCAACTCCGGAGGTCCCCGGGATGTCAGCTTTGTCAGACGAGGTGACGTCGATGCGGACGACGTTGCGATTTGTTTTGTCAGGGCTATCTCCGGCGTTAACGACCCTTGGGCTCACGGACGATGGATCACCGATCGATGTCACGTCCGATTGCGCGTCCTGCGCGGCCGCTCGAGGTCGCGCGGCCAATTGGCGCTGAAGCGATTGAATCTGTTTTTCGAAAGTCAAGTTTCGCTGAGCAAGCAACCGGTTTTGTCGTTCAATTTCCTGGATCTGCTTTTGCAATTGCTGCGTTTCGGTCTTTGCCGAAATCACTCGGTGCAGCGCCGGGAATGTCAGACCACAGGCCAACAACAGCGAAGCGGCGAT is a window of Roseiconus lacunae DNA encoding:
- a CDS encoding YfbK domain-containing protein, whose translation is MTSSNAASRDDQWLQEQATAFVFGELDPTEAAEFTALMESSAEVRASVATIRETAATLAAEFATTSITLPRPQREAVETAIEHAEQNPVPPITVTSDESSNHSFGYALAIAASLLLACGLTFPALHRVISAKTETQQLQKQIQEIERQNRLLAQRNLTFEKQIQSLQRQLAARPRAAAQDAQSDVTSIGDPSSVSPRVVNAGDSPDKTNRNVVRIDVTSSDKADIPGTSGVENDQGVAMNRPHDTRANETTSAINVAGGETQSIANQTVSDTDSRTVDQVAVDNPDNNFDATELAAETLATERLMDDAFYASRETANRSMVSNRRGLFESAAVTPLSAFPINVEREAYLSIRKLIARQTLPSTSDVAVEQMVNFFKYDYPTPQGEDAFAIEMDLASCPWNASHRLARIGIQGREVKQRRRPANLVFLIDVSGSMNRPEKLPLAVQGLMAIVEQLDKDDSIALVAYAGAKGLVLDATTGDQKRIIVDAIDRLRRGGDIKRGEGIQLAYKIAERHYIPGGTNRVILCTDDDCNVGIKDTGALSRFIQRQSDRVTFSAFQFGGAIADHELMSRLCSKGSGSHHAIKNRADGQEQFLKQIELRRIVIAQDIDLRIEFNPHEVKAYRLIGYEDQLTGRTIRSDTDLNDEVLSGHSVTALYEIVPRHDGNAGSVATSPTEGLRYQTPVAFNDLASSGEVMTLRLQYRDPQQDRAKVIEVSAEDSGAAFEDTADDFRFAAAVAAFGMLLQSPSHQLAARRVDEDAAEDPESDFDLIHRLASQASGDDPSGFRRDFVELVRQASKVAADRHG